In Ostrinia nubilalis chromosome 12, ilOstNubi1.1, whole genome shotgun sequence, one DNA window encodes the following:
- the LOC135076468 gene encoding small ribosomal subunit protein uS3m — protein MNSSVIKIAQPLLSAKGQLASWSAVSSQIHTSAALCRVVSGKYRITKKRDRPLTYEMANPPHYIAHRKTWNSWNTSNLKDGLRRSETAVEDEFIRRFMTGTWHGLMCSEVIIKRQFNHIRVAAIVRRAVSPTKMYFLLGYTEELLANWLQCPVTLELQTVDSFQDVVFKYI, from the exons ATGAATAGTTCTGTAATAAAAATTGCACAG CCACTTCTAAGTGCTAAAGGACAGTTAGCATCATGGTCTGCAGTGTCTTCTCAAATCCATACGTCGGCTGCTCTATGCCGAGTGGTTTCTGGCAAATACCGCATTACGAAGAAGCGCGATCGACCTCTGACTTATGAAATGGCTAACCCACCTCATTACATCGCTCACAGAAAAACCTGGAACTCTTGGAATACAT CAAACCTTAAGGATGGCCTTCGTCGATCTGAGACAGCTGTAGAAGATGAGTTCATCCGCAGATTCATGACTGGTACATGGCACGGACTCATGTGTAGTGAG GTAATAATAAAACGTCAGTTCAACCACATCAGAGTAGCAGCCATTGTGAGGAGGGCAGTGTCCCCCACCAAAATGTACTTCCTTCTAGGCTACACCGAGGAACTCCTGGCCAACTGGCTGCAATGCCCTGTCACCCTGGAACTGCAGACTGTAGACAGCTTCCAAGATGTTGTGTTCAAATATATCTAA